Proteins co-encoded in one Arachis stenosperma cultivar V10309 chromosome 7, arast.V10309.gnm1.PFL2, whole genome shotgun sequence genomic window:
- the LOC130940997 gene encoding pre-mRNA splicing factor SR-like 1 isoform X1 yields MEIQTCGKPIDSLLEKVLCMNILSSDYFKELYRLKTYHEVIDEIYNQVDHVEPWMTGNCRGPSTAFCLLYKFFTMKLTVKQMHGLLKHPDSPYIRAIGFLYLRYVADPKILWSWYERYIKDDEEFSPGSNGRMTTMGVYVRDLLLGQYYFDTLFPRIPVPVLRQVTTNLEKLKLPTTHSGSTGETTRHGSDDTARRPPSVKAALSVSFGQRAPHRASTRDSSPIRRTAPAPHERNGSDDIRRSRSQSREYSDRDRDRDRDRSRSRDRDRDRERDRDRERDRDRDRERDRDRYRDRDRSRDLDRERDRERYRDRDRDRDYERDRHRRDRDRERDRERSYDYDRRSRYPEREGSRDYDNGSRRHRSRSRSRSRSRSRSRSQSLQAGTARFDSRSSPQRDGGKKASASSNLAKLKDMYGDLGNNKGDANVERIPRRDNGGEEVIRLGGSNWRY; encoded by the exons ATGGAGATACAGACTTGTGGCAAGCCCATTGATTCCTTGCTGGAGAAGGTGCTTTGCATGAACATTCTGTCATCTGATTACTTCAAGGAGCTCTATCGGTTAAAGACATACCATGAAGTTATTGATGAGATTTACAATCAAGTTGATCACGTAGAGCCATGGATGACAGGAAATTGTCGTGGCCCTTCAACTGCTTTTTGCCTTCTATACAAGTTCTTCACCATGAAGCTGACTGTCAAACAAATGCACGGGCTACTAAAACACCCCGATTCACCTTACATTAGAGCG ATTGGATTTCTGTATCTGAGATATGTCGCTGATCCGAAAATTCTGTGGAGCTGGTATGAGCGTTATATTAAAGATGATGAG GAATTTTCTCCTGGATCCAATGGTCGAATGACTACAATGGGTGTATATGTTCGTGATCTGCTTCTTGGACAG TATTACTTTGACACCCTCTTTCCACGCATCCCTGTGCCTGTACTGCGGCAGGTAACGACTAATCTTGAGAAGTTGAAGCTACCTACTACACATTCTGGTTCAACAGGTGAAACTACCCGTCATGGTTCTGATGATACTGCCCGTCGACCACCCTCTGTAAAAGCAGCCCTGTCAGTGTCTTTTGGGCAGCGTGCACCACATCGTGCCTCCACAAGGGATTCTTCACCTATCCGCCGTACAGCACCTGCCCCTCACGAAAGAAATGGCAGTGATGACATAAGAAGATCTCGCAGCCAGAGTCGTGAATATTCTGACCGGGACCGGGACCGAGACCGAGACAGGTCGAGGTCCAGGGACAGGGATCGAGACCGAGAAAGGGACAGGGATCGGGAGCGTGATAGGGACAGGGATAGGGAGCGCGATAGGGACAGATATCGTGACCGAGATAGGAGCAGGGACTTGGATCGAGAGCGGGATCGGGAAAGATACCGGGATCGGGATCGGGATAGGGATTATGAGAGGGACAGACACAGGAGAGACAGGGATCGGGAAAGAGATAGAGAGCGAAGTTATGATTACGATAGGAGGTCTCGGTATCCCGAGAGGGAAGGCAGTCGGGATTATGACAATGGCAGTAGGCGTCATCGTAGTAGGAGCAGGAGCCGAAGTAGAAGTAGGAGCAGGAGTAGAAGTCAGAGCTTGCAAGCTGGCACTGCACGGTTCGACTCACGGTCTAGTCCACAGAGAGATGGAGGCAAGAAGGCTTCTGCATCCAGTAATCTAGCTAAACTTAAAGATATGTATGGCGATTTAGGCAATAATAAAGGAGATGCCAACGTGGAACGTATCCCTAGAAGGGATAATGGAGGTGAAGAGGTTATTCGACTTGGTGGTTCTAATTGGAGGTATTGA
- the LOC130940997 gene encoding pre-mRNA splicing factor SR-like 1 isoform X2: protein MEIQTCGKPIDSLLEKVLCMNILSSDYFKELYRLKTYHEVIDEIYNQVDHVEPWMTGNCRGPSTAFCLLYKFFTMKLTVKQMHGLLKHPDSPYIRAIGFLYLRYVADPKILWSWYERYIKDDEEFSPGSNGRMTTMGVYVRDLLLGQSSPTRFKMHHEIANPDVFHIIS from the exons ATGGAGATACAGACTTGTGGCAAGCCCATTGATTCCTTGCTGGAGAAGGTGCTTTGCATGAACATTCTGTCATCTGATTACTTCAAGGAGCTCTATCGGTTAAAGACATACCATGAAGTTATTGATGAGATTTACAATCAAGTTGATCACGTAGAGCCATGGATGACAGGAAATTGTCGTGGCCCTTCAACTGCTTTTTGCCTTCTATACAAGTTCTTCACCATGAAGCTGACTGTCAAACAAATGCACGGGCTACTAAAACACCCCGATTCACCTTACATTAGAGCG ATTGGATTTCTGTATCTGAGATATGTCGCTGATCCGAAAATTCTGTGGAGCTGGTATGAGCGTTATATTAAAGATGATGAG GAATTTTCTCCTGGATCCAATGGTCGAATGACTACAATGGGTGTATATGTTCGTGATCTGCTTCTTGGACAG AGCTCTCCTACCAGATTCAAGATGCATCACGAGATTGCAAATCCAGATGTGTTCCACATCATCTCATAA